From the genome of Mycobacterium dioxanotrophicus, one region includes:
- the ttfA gene encoding trehalose monomycolate transport factor TtfA has product MVPLWFTLSALCFVGAAVLLYVDIDRRRGLGRRRKSWAKSHGFDYEHESDEILKRWKRGVMSTVGDVPAKNVVLGQIRGEAVFIFDIDEVATVIALHRKVGTNVVVDLRLKGIKEPRESDIWLLGAIGPRMVYSTNLDAARRACDRRMVTFAHTAPDCAEIMWNEQHWTLVSMPVTSTRAQWDEGLRTVRQFNDLLRVLPPVPQNGSSAPASQAALVRRAGSPSRPLQPTSAGRRELPPGRADAPPGRGDVSRYTQPRQEPARSDTIRRPAPPQARNGRHAPHYQR; this is encoded by the coding sequence ATGGTCCCGCTCTGGTTCACGCTGTCCGCACTTTGTTTCGTGGGTGCGGCAGTGCTGCTGTACGTCGACATCGACCGTCGACGTGGGTTGGGGCGACGCCGCAAGTCGTGGGCGAAGTCGCATGGCTTCGACTACGAGCACGAGTCCGACGAGATCCTCAAGCGCTGGAAGCGCGGGGTGATGTCGACTGTCGGCGACGTACCGGCCAAGAATGTCGTGCTCGGCCAGATTCGTGGCGAGGCGGTATTCATTTTCGACATCGACGAAGTCGCCACGGTGATCGCGTTGCACCGCAAGGTCGGCACCAACGTCGTCGTCGACCTCCGACTCAAAGGCATCAAGGAGCCTCGGGAGAGCGACATCTGGCTGCTCGGCGCGATCGGCCCGCGGATGGTGTACTCCACCAACCTCGACGCCGCCCGTCGCGCGTGTGACCGCCGGATGGTGACGTTCGCCCACACCGCTCCGGACTGCGCCGAGATCATGTGGAACGAGCAGCACTGGACGCTGGTGAGCATGCCTGTCACCAGCACCCGGGCCCAGTGGGACGAAGGGCTGCGCACCGTGCGGCAGTTCAACGACCTGCTGCGCGTGCTGCCGCCGGTTCCGCAGAACGGCTCGTCGGCGCCGGCCAGCCAGGCTGCGCTGGTGCGTCGGGCCGGGTCGCCGAGTCGCCCGCTGCAGCCCACTTCGGCCGGTCGGCGCGAGCTGCCGCCGGGCCGTGCCGATGCGCCGCCAGGACGCGGTGACGTGAGCCGCTACACGCAGCCACGCCAGGAGCCCGCCCGCTCGGACACGATCCGCAGGCCCGCGCCGCCGCAGGCGCGCAACGGGCGCCACGCACCGCACTACCAGCGCTAG
- a CDS encoding GntR family transcriptional regulator, translated as MSTDRAHGGESTTSMSQVAAHAIREGIIEGRYPPSSRLRERDLSENLQMSRIPVREALRQLEVEGFVTTSPNRGAVVTQLTVRDVVELFDLRVSLEVLAARQAALASAGGRAGDKLQQIVVAALRATRSGDVVAIRQTNTEIHAEIVAMAGNSLLATTMAPLLGRMRWVFALTADRDPEVEYAEHRALCDAIYAGNPDLAGALALAHIEHGRAPSLEGLTKVLPAS; from the coding sequence ATGTCGACAGACCGGGCGCATGGAGGCGAGAGCACCACCTCCATGTCGCAGGTGGCGGCACACGCCATACGCGAGGGCATCATCGAGGGCCGGTACCCGCCGAGCAGCCGGCTGCGCGAGCGCGACCTCTCGGAAAACCTGCAGATGTCCCGGATACCCGTACGCGAGGCGCTGCGCCAGCTCGAAGTCGAAGGCTTTGTGACCACCAGCCCGAACCGTGGTGCGGTGGTCACCCAACTGACAGTGCGCGACGTCGTCGAACTGTTCGATCTGAGGGTGTCACTCGAGGTGCTGGCCGCGCGGCAAGCGGCTCTCGCGAGCGCCGGAGGGCGCGCCGGGGACAAACTGCAGCAGATCGTCGTCGCCGCCCTGCGTGCCACCCGCTCGGGCGACGTCGTCGCGATCCGCCAGACCAACACCGAGATTCACGCCGAGATCGTGGCGATGGCGGGCAATTCGCTGTTGGCCACCACGATGGCGCCGCTGCTGGGCCGCATGCGCTGGGTGTTCGCATTGACCGCCGACCGTGATCCCGAGGTGGAGTACGCAGAGCATCGAGCGCTGTGCGACGCGATCTACGCCGGCAATCCTGATCTGGCCGGTGCGCTCGCGCTGGCCCACATCGAGCACGGGCGGGCGCCGTCGCTGGAGGGTCTGACCAAGGTGCTGCCCGCGTCGTAG
- the nnhA gene encoding 2-nitroimidazole nitrohydrolase gives MTTVDKRPSSRGYGDWRLSDIPQYKDGISTYEFVRATHEADYRTHQAEPVAGRTFGFNGIGRLTEVALHMPTKYTLHDQSSQYKESPSFFQGLMGVPDRGPVDLAAFQRETEELATAFENNGIKVHWVDYPEEPANPYGPLMGHVFLSWGSIWRGGSVISRFGFLPGMVGVSEYLAKWAWNTLNIPPLVAITEGAMEPGACNMIADEVLVTCLSASYDQRGTDQLVAAISKTSGTEEFHNLQLRPAVEGFFNKATGACAHPDININAIDVGKLVVSPAALDWDARTWLYDNNFELIEADPDEQREFLAPCNVLLLEPGKVIAHADCHKTNQKIRDAGVEVIEVTGTEIRKACGGIKCRVMQINREPGPTLADVRNRVWR, from the coding sequence ATGACCACTGTTGACAAGAGGCCGTCTTCACGCGGTTACGGTGATTGGCGGCTTTCAGACATCCCGCAGTACAAAGACGGCATCAGCACCTACGAATTCGTGCGTGCCACACACGAGGCCGATTATCGGACGCATCAGGCGGAACCTGTCGCTGGGCGTACGTTCGGTTTCAACGGGATTGGTCGCCTCACTGAGGTGGCACTTCACATGCCGACCAAGTACACGCTGCACGATCAGAGTTCGCAATACAAGGAATCTCCGTCCTTCTTTCAGGGATTGATGGGTGTTCCAGACCGCGGCCCAGTTGATCTCGCCGCATTCCAGCGCGAAACCGAAGAGCTGGCAACGGCATTCGAGAACAACGGCATCAAAGTGCACTGGGTTGACTATCCGGAGGAACCCGCGAATCCATACGGCCCCTTGATGGGTCATGTGTTCTTGTCGTGGGGATCGATCTGGCGGGGTGGCTCGGTCATCTCGCGTTTCGGCTTCCTGCCGGGCATGGTCGGCGTCAGTGAGTACTTGGCGAAGTGGGCGTGGAACACCCTCAACATCCCTCCGCTCGTTGCCATCACAGAGGGCGCAATGGAGCCGGGTGCATGCAATATGATCGCTGACGAGGTTCTCGTCACCTGCTTGTCGGCCTCCTACGACCAGCGTGGGACTGATCAGTTGGTCGCTGCCATCTCGAAGACCAGTGGTACCGAGGAGTTTCACAACCTCCAGCTGCGGCCTGCAGTGGAAGGGTTCTTCAACAAGGCCACGGGCGCGTGCGCGCACCCCGATATCAATATCAACGCAATCGATGTCGGCAAGCTCGTGGTCTCGCCGGCGGCACTGGATTGGGATGCGCGTACTTGGCTGTATGACAATAACTTCGAGCTCATCGAGGCCGATCCTGACGAGCAGCGCGAGTTCCTCGCTCCGTGCAACGTCTTGCTGCTCGAGCCGGGCAAGGTGATCGCCCACGCAGACTGCCACAAGACCAATCAGAAGATCCGGGACGCTGGGGTCGAGGTCATCGAAGTCACCGGCACAGAGATTCGCAAGGCATGCGGCGGAATCAAGTGCCGCGTGATGCAGATCAACCGTGAGCCCGGCCCGACGCTCGCTGACGTCCGCAACCGGGTTTGGCGTTAG
- the katG gene encoding catalase/peroxidase HPI encodes MSSDTSHSRPPHPDADTASRSESENPAIASPKPQSHAPLTNQDWWPEQIDVSRLHPHAPASNPLGESFDYATEFAKLDVDALKADVLDVITTSQDWWPADYGSYAGLFIRLSWHAAGTYRIFDGRGGGGQGLQRFAPLNSWPDNANLDKARRLLWPVKQKHGNKISWADLIIFAGDVALESAGFKTFGFGFGREDVWEPEEVLFGEEDTWLGTDKRYSGERELAQPYGATTMGLIYVNPEGPEGNPDPLKAAVDIKETFGRMAMNVEETAALIVGGHTLGKTHGAGDGDLVGPEPEAAPIEQQGLGWKCPFGSGNAGDTITSGLEVVWTPTPTKWSNSFLEILYGYEWELTKSPAGAWQFEAKDAEAIIPPPFPGAPNRKPTMLVTDVALRVDPEFGEITRRWRDHPEELNEAFAKAWYKLLHRDLGPISRYLGPWVAEPQLWQDPVPPVEGELIDDADAATLKGKILDSGLSVPQLVKTAWAAASSFRRTDKRGGANGARLRLQPQRSWEVNEPSELDKVLPVLEKIQADFNAAGAKKVSLADVIVLAGNAAIEKAAKDGGVSVTVPFTPGRTDATQENTDVESFAVLEPRADGFRNYVRAGEKAPLEQLLLERAYLLGVTGPELTVLVGGLRALGANHGGSKHGVFTDRPGTLSNDFFVNLLDGGTEWTAAESQENVYEGRDRASGDLKWTATANDLVFGSHSVLRAISEVYAQADGADRFVNDFVGAWVKVTDNDRFDVKK; translated from the coding sequence GTGTCATCCGATACGTCCCACAGCCGCCCACCCCACCCCGACGCCGATACCGCGAGCCGCAGCGAGAGCGAGAACCCGGCCATCGCCTCGCCCAAGCCGCAGTCGCACGCCCCGCTGACCAACCAGGACTGGTGGCCGGAGCAGATCGACGTGTCGCGGCTGCATCCGCACGCCCCGGCGTCCAATCCGCTGGGTGAAAGCTTCGACTACGCAACGGAATTCGCCAAGCTCGACGTCGACGCCCTCAAGGCCGACGTCCTCGACGTGATCACCACGTCGCAGGACTGGTGGCCGGCCGACTACGGCAGCTACGCCGGCCTGTTCATCAGGCTGAGCTGGCACGCCGCGGGCACTTACCGCATCTTCGACGGACGCGGCGGCGGCGGGCAGGGCCTGCAGCGGTTCGCCCCGCTGAACAGCTGGCCCGACAACGCCAACCTCGACAAGGCACGCCGGTTGCTGTGGCCGGTGAAGCAGAAGCACGGCAACAAGATCTCCTGGGCCGATCTGATCATCTTCGCCGGCGACGTCGCCCTCGAATCGGCCGGATTCAAGACGTTCGGCTTCGGCTTCGGCCGCGAGGACGTGTGGGAGCCCGAAGAGGTGCTGTTCGGCGAGGAGGACACCTGGCTGGGTACCGACAAGCGGTACTCCGGCGAGCGTGAGCTGGCGCAACCCTACGGTGCCACCACCATGGGCCTGATCTACGTGAATCCCGAAGGCCCCGAAGGCAATCCGGATCCACTGAAGGCAGCCGTCGACATCAAGGAGACGTTCGGCCGCATGGCGATGAACGTCGAGGAGACCGCGGCGCTGATCGTCGGCGGTCACACCCTGGGCAAGACCCACGGGGCGGGCGACGGCGACCTCGTCGGCCCGGAACCCGAGGCGGCCCCGATCGAACAGCAGGGTCTGGGCTGGAAGTGCCCCTTCGGCTCCGGAAACGCCGGTGACACCATCACCTCGGGCCTCGAAGTGGTGTGGACCCCCACGCCGACCAAGTGGAGCAACTCCTTCCTGGAGATCCTCTACGGCTACGAGTGGGAGCTGACCAAGAGCCCGGCAGGGGCATGGCAGTTCGAGGCCAAGGACGCCGAGGCGATCATCCCGCCGCCGTTCCCCGGCGCGCCGAACCGCAAGCCGACGATGCTCGTCACCGACGTGGCGCTGCGCGTGGACCCGGAGTTCGGCGAGATCACCCGGCGCTGGCGCGACCACCCCGAGGAGCTCAACGAGGCGTTCGCCAAGGCCTGGTACAAGCTGCTGCACCGCGACCTCGGACCGATCTCGCGGTACCTCGGGCCGTGGGTGGCCGAACCGCAGCTGTGGCAGGACCCGGTGCCCCCGGTCGAAGGTGAGCTGATCGACGACGCCGACGCGGCAACACTGAAGGGCAAGATCCTGGATTCCGGGCTCTCGGTTCCGCAACTGGTGAAGACCGCGTGGGCGGCGGCGTCCAGCTTCCGCCGCACCGACAAACGCGGTGGGGCCAACGGCGCTCGGCTGCGGCTGCAACCGCAACGCAGCTGGGAGGTCAACGAACCGTCGGAGCTGGACAAGGTGCTGCCGGTGCTGGAGAAGATCCAGGCCGACTTCAACGCGGCCGGCGCCAAGAAGGTGTCACTGGCCGACGTCATCGTGCTCGCCGGCAATGCCGCGATCGAGAAGGCCGCCAAGGACGGTGGTGTCTCGGTGACGGTGCCGTTCACCCCGGGCCGCACCGACGCCACCCAGGAGAACACCGACGTGGAGTCGTTCGCGGTGCTGGAGCCGCGAGCCGACGGGTTCCGCAACTACGTGCGTGCCGGTGAGAAGGCGCCGCTGGAGCAGCTGCTGCTGGAGCGTGCCTACCTGTTGGGCGTCACCGGACCGGAGCTCACGGTGCTGGTCGGCGGGCTGCGGGCCTTGGGCGCCAACCACGGCGGCAGCAAGCACGGGGTGTTCACCGATCGTCCGGGCACGCTGAGCAACGACTTCTTCGTCAATCTGCTGGACGGTGGCACCGAGTGGACGGCTGCGGAGTCGCAGGAGAACGTCTACGAAGGCCGCGACCGGGCGTCGGGTGACCTCAAGTGGACCGCGACGGCCAATGACCTGGTCTTCGGCTCACATTCGGTGCTGCGTGCCATCTCTGAGGTGTATGCCCAGGCCGACGGTGCGGACCGGTTCGTCAACGACTTCGTCGGCGCGTGGGTCAAGGTGACCGACAACGATCGGTTCGACGTCAAGAAGTGA
- a CDS encoding TrmH family RNA methyltransferase: MSEPLGPTEWGQTPGVGPWPGPLPSGDDAAHYDPELLREGDTRNVVDAYRYWTREAIVADIDRRRHALHIAIENFGNDANIGAVVRTANAFAVHTVHIVGRRRWNRRGAMVTDRYQRLRHHDTTAELLAYAAEAGLTVVAVDNVPGATRLEQTELPRDCLMVFGQEGPGITPEAQAGAALTVSIAQFGSTRSINAGVAAGIAMHAWITRHADISAAW; the protein is encoded by the coding sequence ATGAGTGAGCCACTGGGGCCAACGGAATGGGGACAGACACCCGGCGTCGGTCCGTGGCCTGGACCGCTGCCCTCGGGAGACGATGCCGCGCACTACGACCCGGAACTCCTGCGCGAGGGCGATACCCGCAATGTCGTTGACGCCTATCGGTATTGGACCCGCGAAGCGATCGTGGCCGATATCGACCGACGCCGACATGCGCTGCACATCGCGATCGAGAACTTCGGCAACGACGCGAACATCGGCGCGGTGGTGCGGACCGCCAACGCGTTCGCTGTCCACACTGTCCACATCGTCGGCCGGCGGCGGTGGAACCGGCGTGGCGCCATGGTCACCGATCGCTATCAGCGGTTGCGCCACCACGACACCACCGCCGAACTGCTGGCCTACGCCGCCGAGGCGGGACTCACCGTCGTCGCCGTGGACAACGTGCCCGGTGCGACCCGGCTCGAACAGACCGAGTTGCCGCGCGACTGCCTGATGGTGTTCGGCCAGGAAGGCCCCGGAATCACGCCGGAAGCGCAGGCCGGCGCGGCGCTGACGGTGTCGATCGCGCAGTTCGGATCGACCCGCAGCATCAACGCCGGAGTTGCTGCCGGAATCGCCATGCACGCCTGGATCACTCGACACGCCGACATTTCGGCGGCCTGGTAG
- a CDS encoding Fur family transcriptional regulator → MTSTAEYAAQLRAAHLRVTRPRIAVLEKLRTHPHADTDTIFSAVRAVLPEVSRQTVYDVLNALTSAGLLRRIQPLGSVARYETRVGDNHHHVVCRGCGTIADIDCAIGAAPCLTPSDLDEAIDGFVVDEAEVIYWGLCPDCSAPASRSHS, encoded by the coding sequence GTGACGTCAACGGCGGAATATGCGGCGCAACTCCGTGCGGCCCACCTTCGCGTCACCCGGCCGCGCATCGCCGTTCTGGAGAAATTGCGCACCCATCCGCACGCCGACACCGACACCATCTTCAGCGCGGTGCGTGCGGTCCTGCCCGAGGTCTCTCGCCAGACCGTCTACGACGTACTCAACGCCCTCACCTCGGCCGGGCTCCTGCGCCGGATCCAGCCCCTCGGTTCGGTGGCCCGCTACGAGACCCGCGTCGGCGACAACCACCACCACGTCGTGTGCCGCGGCTGCGGCACCATCGCCGACATCGACTGCGCGATCGGCGCTGCGCCCTGCCTGACACCGTCCGACCTCGACGAGGCCATCGACGGTTTCGTGGTCGATGAGGCCGAGGTCATCTACTGGGGCCTGTGCCCCGACTGCTCCGCCCCGGCTTCCCGATCGCACTCCTGA
- a CDS encoding GntR family transcriptional regulator has product MPNIGESSPPVRGLPLREQILQVLIDGLVRGRWSPGDRIVERHVAAELNVSQAPVREALRDLEALRLVTSVPNKGARVRDIGPDDLFELYPVRANLEGLAASLAADRLAEDTSALQRCADAIRRAADEGDIEMQVRASVAFHREIVASSGNRVLLSVWESLGIEVWTNVSLRMLRTQLQENVDDHDAIVEAFKTRDPDVERLVREHVLSYCYGSPPG; this is encoded by the coding sequence ATGCCCAATATTGGCGAGTCCTCGCCGCCAGTCCGAGGATTGCCTCTACGGGAACAGATTCTGCAGGTTCTCATAGACGGACTGGTTCGCGGCCGCTGGAGTCCGGGTGATCGGATCGTAGAACGCCATGTTGCCGCGGAACTCAATGTCAGCCAGGCTCCGGTTCGGGAAGCGCTCCGGGATCTGGAGGCATTGCGGCTTGTCACGTCTGTGCCGAACAAGGGCGCACGCGTTCGTGATATCGGCCCCGACGATCTTTTCGAACTGTATCCAGTTCGAGCGAACTTGGAGGGTCTGGCGGCTAGTTTGGCGGCTGACAGGCTTGCCGAGGATACCTCTGCACTGCAACGCTGTGCCGACGCGATTCGCCGGGCAGCTGACGAGGGTGATATCGAGATGCAGGTGCGCGCCAGCGTCGCCTTTCATCGCGAGATAGTTGCCAGTTCAGGCAATCGTGTCCTTTTGTCAGTGTGGGAATCTCTCGGGATCGAAGTTTGGACAAACGTCTCGCTTCGGATGCTTCGAACACAACTCCAGGAAAACGTGGACGACCACGACGCAATTGTCGAGGCGTTCAAGACTCGTGATCCCGATGTCGAACGCCTCGTCCGCGAACATGTGCTGTCGTACTGTTACGGGAGTCCTCCGGGATAG
- a CDS encoding SDR family NAD(P)-dependent oxidoreductase, whose product MSRPVALITGPTSGLGAGFARRYARDGYDLVLVARDTARLEQLAAELHDEAGVGVEVLPADLAVAADRAKVAERLRSGVQVLVNNAAFGTSGEFWTAEFARLQAQLDVNVTAVMELTHAALPTMVEAGRGTVINVASVAGLIPGRGSTYSASKAWVVSFSEGLANGLAGTGVGVHALCPGFVRTEFHARAGIDMADTPSYMWLKVDDVVRECLAEVAKGRVVIVPGLQYKVLTTGSRLVPRDFVRAMTRVVGKGRGRT is encoded by the coding sequence ATGTCCCGTCCCGTCGCGCTGATCACCGGACCGACGTCGGGGCTCGGAGCGGGATTCGCCCGCCGATATGCCCGCGACGGGTATGACCTGGTGCTGGTCGCCCGCGACACCGCCCGCCTGGAACAGCTCGCAGCCGAATTGCACGACGAGGCGGGCGTCGGCGTCGAGGTGCTGCCTGCCGACCTGGCGGTGGCCGCCGACCGGGCCAAGGTCGCCGAACGGCTGCGGTCCGGTGTGCAGGTTCTGGTCAACAACGCCGCGTTCGGCACGTCCGGTGAATTCTGGACCGCTGAATTCGCCCGGCTGCAGGCCCAATTGGATGTCAATGTCACCGCCGTGATGGAGCTGACGCACGCGGCGCTGCCGACGATGGTCGAGGCGGGCAGGGGCACCGTGATCAACGTGGCCAGTGTTGCAGGTCTGATCCCGGGACGCGGGTCGACGTATTCGGCGTCCAAGGCGTGGGTGGTCTCGTTCAGCGAAGGGTTGGCCAACGGGCTGGCGGGTACCGGGGTCGGCGTGCACGCGCTGTGCCCGGGGTTCGTCCGCACCGAGTTCCATGCGCGGGCAGGCATCGACATGGCGGATACGCCGTCGTACATGTGGCTCAAGGTCGACGACGTGGTGCGCGAATGCCTTGCCGAGGTGGCCAAGGGCAGGGTCGTCATCGTGCCGGGTCTGCAGTACAAGGTGCTCACCACCGGCAGCCGGCTGGTGCCGCGCGATTTTGTGCGTGCCATGACAAGGGTGGTAGGCAAGGGCCGTGGCAGAACCTGA
- a CDS encoding glycoside hydrolase family 76 protein produces the protein MDQLWANRAGSAEAAIIQRHLSKLWYLPGTQLGVVAWPSTPKYRHFGTWHYWWQAHLLDCLVDAQVRDPQPDRKLRIERQIRSHHLRNTGWTNDYYDDMAWLALALERAGRLAGVEKRGALKKLCEQFVNAWVPEDGGGIPWRKQDQFFNAPANGPAGIFLARYDDRLRRAQQMADWIDDTLIDPETHLVFDGIKAGSMVRAQYTYCQGVVLGLEVELAVRTQDPRHSERVRRLVAAVAKEMTEDGVIKGAGGGDGGLFNGILARYLALVATTLPGDTAEDAAARDTARSLVLKSAESAWDYRQTVDGLPLFGPFWDRNAEVPTSAGQEAEFVEGAVNASAIPERDMSVQVSGWMLMEAAHTLADETEA, from the coding sequence ATGGATCAGCTATGGGCCAACCGCGCGGGCAGCGCCGAAGCTGCGATCATCCAACGACATCTGAGCAAACTCTGGTACCTGCCGGGTACTCAACTCGGTGTGGTGGCCTGGCCGTCGACGCCGAAGTATCGGCATTTCGGCACCTGGCACTACTGGTGGCAGGCGCACCTGCTCGACTGCCTGGTCGATGCGCAGGTGCGGGATCCGCAGCCGGACCGCAAGCTGCGGATCGAACGGCAGATCCGGTCGCACCATCTGCGCAACACCGGGTGGACCAACGACTATTACGACGACATGGCTTGGCTGGCACTGGCTTTGGAACGGGCGGGACGGCTGGCGGGGGTCGAGAAACGGGGTGCGCTCAAGAAGCTGTGTGAGCAGTTCGTCAACGCCTGGGTGCCCGAGGACGGCGGCGGAATCCCATGGCGCAAGCAGGACCAGTTCTTCAATGCCCCGGCCAACGGCCCGGCCGGCATCTTCCTGGCCCGCTACGACGATCGGTTGCGCCGCGCCCAGCAGATGGCCGACTGGATCGACGACACGCTGATCGACCCGGAAACTCACCTGGTGTTCGACGGCATCAAGGCCGGTTCGATGGTGCGGGCGCAGTACACCTACTGCCAGGGTGTGGTGCTCGGCCTTGAGGTGGAGCTTGCGGTGCGCACTCAGGACCCCAGGCATTCCGAGCGGGTGCGTCGACTCGTCGCGGCGGTAGCCAAAGAGATGACCGAGGACGGTGTCATCAAAGGTGCCGGTGGCGGCGACGGCGGGCTGTTCAACGGGATCCTGGCGCGGTATCTCGCACTGGTGGCGACGACGCTGCCGGGTGACACCGCCGAGGATGCCGCCGCCCGTGACACCGCCCGGTCGCTGGTTCTGAAATCCGCGGAATCGGCGTGGGATTACCGCCAGACGGTCGACGGCCTCCCGTTGTTCGGCCCGTTCTGGGATCGCAACGCCGAGGTGCCCACGTCCGCGGGGCAGGAGGCCGAGTTCGTCGAGGGCGCGGTCAACGCTTCGGCGATACCCGAACGCGACATGTCGGTGCAGGTGTCGGGGTGGATGCTGATGGAGGCCGCCCACACCCTGGCCGACGAAACTGAGGCGTGA